A stretch of the Vibrio aquimaris genome encodes the following:
- a CDS encoding DUF4144 family protein: protein MVQWPCILKLEGDSELIFLASEQALSSELDGLIFSSSDCLIDGLGQTYQVKSCRPGYTLESRDRMLSLDCVTELIQEHQFAHAEVCLTKIQFTSIAEAINSIVVL, encoded by the coding sequence ATGGTGCAATGGCCCTGTATACTTAAACTTGAAGGAGACTCTGAGCTGATTTTTCTCGCCAGCGAACAAGCTTTATCCAGCGAACTCGACGGTCTGATTTTTAGCTCGTCCGATTGTCTGATTGACGGCCTTGGTCAAACCTATCAAGTCAAATCCTGCCGACCTGGCTATACGCTTGAATCACGGGATCGAATGCTCTCACTTGACTGTGTTACTGAGCTTATTCAGGAGCACCAGTTTGCTCACGCCGAAGTGTGTCTGACGAAAATCCAGTTCACTTCGATTGCTGAGGCTATCAACTCTATAGTGGTGTTGTAG
- a CDS encoding ABC transporter ATP-binding protein: protein MENLNSPILSIKHLCVDGPDHWRAVSDVTFDVYSGECVAIIGPNGSGKSSLLKAIMQEYRSVSGSIEVSGQRIECLHRQDMAKRIALVAQHEHVDPRMRVTEYVGLGRLPHRFCCTNKEHDRAITQAIEDVGLAHKSQMYFGQLSGGEQQKASIARAFAQEPRILLLDEPTNHLDPLARLELLALIKKKNVASVAVLHDLPLVTPFADKVLLMSEQKMSAYGAPDILLQDEFMTPVFGLRVIPFKHPNIDCTIHHFEAASSNHCSPSIGAQL, encoded by the coding sequence ATGGAAAACCTGAATTCACCCATTCTATCAATCAAGCATCTTTGCGTTGACGGTCCTGATCACTGGCGAGCTGTTTCAGATGTTACCTTCGATGTTTATTCAGGTGAATGTGTGGCTATTATTGGTCCGAATGGTAGCGGAAAGTCAAGTCTGCTTAAAGCTATTATGCAAGAATATCGAAGTGTTTCTGGCTCTATTGAAGTCTCAGGTCAGCGTATTGAGTGCTTGCATCGGCAAGATATGGCCAAACGTATTGCTTTGGTTGCTCAGCATGAACATGTTGATCCACGAATGAGAGTGACTGAGTACGTGGGTTTGGGGCGGTTACCACATCGCTTTTGTTGCACGAATAAAGAGCATGATAGGGCCATAACACAAGCCATAGAAGATGTTGGCCTCGCTCATAAAAGTCAAATGTATTTTGGACAGCTGTCCGGAGGAGAGCAGCAAAAAGCCAGCATTGCTCGTGCTTTCGCTCAAGAACCTAGAATTCTACTTCTTGATGAGCCTACTAATCATCTTGATCCATTGGCCCGCCTTGAATTGTTAGCGCTTATAAAGAAAAAAAACGTCGCGTCAGTTGCGGTGTTGCATGATTTGCCTTTGGTCACTCCTTTTGCTGACAAAGTGCTACTTATGTCAGAGCAAAAAATGTCGGCATATGGGGCGCCAGATATCTTATTACAAGATGAGTTTATGACGCCTGTTTTTGGTTTACGTGTGATTCCATTTAAGCACCCCAACATCGATTGCACCATTCATCATTTTGAAGCCGCGTCATCTAACCATTGTTCACCCTCAATAGGAGCTCAGCTATGA